Genomic DNA from Niabella ginsenosidivorans:
ACCGGCTCTGTAACTTTTGGACAAAAAGCTTATGAAGGAAAAATAAAATATAAAAAAGCAGAGGAACCGGCTATTGTTATTGAATACAATTATCCCCGGGAAGTGGTGGAAAACGCCTTAAAAGCAAAGATGGCGGACCTGCGTTTAACCGGGCAGGAAACCAGAGGCATCTTAACCTACCCCAACAGCGTTATTACTTCTATTACCCCCTCCAAACTCGACTATACATTTAAAACAGAACAAACCGGTAAGAGCGGCAACTGGAAAACCACATTGTATATGCTGATGGAAGGCGCCGGCAATATTTCCGGTGATGCCGTTGTACTGGCATCCAATGCCAAATCTTTCCTGGAAAGCCTGAATGATAATGTCCGCAGAAGCAATACGATTCTCGAGATAAAAAAGCAGGAAGCCATTATGGTAGATGAAGAGCAAAAGCTAAAATCTTTGCAGGACGAGTACAGCGCGCTTGAAAAGAAAATGGAAGCCAATAAACAGGCACAGGCCGCCCAGGAAAAAGTGGTAGCGTCTCAAAAAAGCATCCTGGATGATCTGAAAGCGAAAAATTAGAAAGGGTATTCATTCAGAGGCACAATATTATCTTATTAGGTCTACCAGAAAATGCAGGAGCGACGAAAATTGTATATCTCTAAAACTTACTGGGGAGCCGGACTTTGGAAATTTTTAATGCTCCTGCCACTTAAGGGTCTTTTTTCGTACCCTTTTAACGATAAACTTATATAAAGTTTATAGGTCGCCCCGATGGGGCTCCCGATCCGTATAAAATCCTTTTAACGGGAAATTGCCTCTATGAGGCAGCAGGCCCCGTGAGACTGAATGCAAGTAAAAAATCGGTTCCTGCCTGAATAAAAGAAGCTGTTTCAAAAGTCTGATACAGCCTCTTTTTGTTTGGTAAAGGCGATGAGAGCGCAAGATCAAATATGCGATTCTCAGAACCTTCAAAAACCTCTTGATACACGCTCAGCCTGTTTTAAGCGCTTTACTGTAATGATGATTGAAAAGCTGCAACGGGTTCAACAAAGAAACAATGGATATGAAAATCAATAGTCCTTCAAAATGGGTGTTTTTATAAAAAAATGCATTTTGTAACCAGTAAATCCTCCTGAAAGGCAATTCCTGCCTGTATTTCATATTTTCGGAGCAACCTCATTAAATATTATAATCGCCTGCGGCGATAAGATAACAATGCGAAGCGTTGTCGCTTCACATAGCACATGCCTCTCACAGCGTCTTTTATTTTATTTCCTGTAAACTTCCATTAAAATATTTAAGGAAATACAGTTTTTTATTTTCGTAGTAATCAATTTTATTTTCTTTGCTTACCGGTTCTATATCCAGGTCATAAAATATCCTGAACTGGTTGCTTTCCAGCATACCGGGCACATTACCATTGTATTGATCCAGCAAATGCCCGAAACGATACACCAGTCCGAATCCCCTGAAAACAAGATCTGAGGGGCGTGCAAACATTTTTGAACTGTAATAGGTGCTGATGTTACGGCTTGCCACATCGGTGCGGGGGTTATAAAAGGGATTGCTGTAAATAAGGCTTAGTCCTTTGTATTTTGAAAAGTCCAGGTTATCCCAGGTGGGCATGCCCATTACCGTTATCGGCGAATAGGTTTTACCAAATCTTGCAAGCTGTGTTAACAGCCTGTCTGCATAGTTATTATCCAGCGATCCTATAACAAATAGCGAGGATCTGCCTTTTACCAAATTAGCAGCTACCTGCGCCTGGGAAAGGGTATCTCTTACCTCCACAAATTTTATATGCATTGCGGTGCTCCTGTCGGCCTTGTTTAAAGTTTCAAAAACGGACCGCAGGTAATTCTCTGATGCGCCTTTGCGGGTAAGATAGGTAATCTGCTGGCCTGGATAGTTCTTTTTGAGGTAGGCATAGATCTGCTCCCCCTGTGTAGGCAGGGTGGGGTTCAGTACTACAAAATAAGGATTATTGCGTACGTTACCGTCGTTGGGCACCGTGGCATTAATAACAGTAATCTTTTTGGAAGCAGCCAGCTTTGCCAGTGTTCCCAGCTCATTTAATGAGCAATAGGCTATAATCAGTTCCACCCCGTCTGTAGCCGCCTTATTAAACTGGCTTTCAATGTTCTGTCGGGATGATTTGGAATCATAGATATAAACGTCCAGCGGAATGTTCTGTGCGTTCAACGAATCAATTGCCATTGAAACGCCATGGTAAAACTCCAGTCCGGGTATTGAGGCCTTGGGAAAGGACCTGTTATCATAATTATAGCTGCCATCAGGGCCAAAAGCATTATCCAGGTACAGCGGAGTAAAAACGGCCAGCTTATGACGGTTACCGGCAGCCCCCGTAACCTGGGCAGCAACAGGTAACAGGCCGGTTACCAGAAGGAACACTAATAAAAAAAATTGCTTCATAGTTTACAAGAATATTTATCCCATTAAACAGATGGGCACTTATTACCTGCAAATATTATTCCCATTCTATAGTGGCCGGGGGCTTACTGCTGATATCGTAAACCACACGGTTAATGCCCCTTACATTATTACAGATCTCATTGGAAACATTTGCAAGAAATTCATAAGGCAAATGCGCCCAGTCTGCCGTCATACCGTCTACACTGGTAACTGCGCGCAGCGCAACAGTGTATTCGTAAGTACGCTCATCTCCCATTACCCCTACGCTTTTTACCGGTAATAAGATTGTTCCTGCCTGCCAAACCGTTGCATACAGATCATTTTCTTTCAGCGCTTTTATATAAATATCATCTGCTTCCTGCAACAATTTTACCTTTTCTTCTGTTACCTCCCCCAAAATGCGGATAGCCAGTCCTGGTCCGGGAAAGGGGTGACGGTCAATAAGGTTGGACGGAATGCCCAGTTCCCTTCCCACTTTTCGTACCTCATCCTTAAACAGGAAACGCAATGGTTCTACGAGCTCCAGGTGCATTTTTTCGGGCAAACCACCTACGTTATGATGCGATTTAATGGTAACCGAAGGGCCATGTACTGAAACGCTTTCAATTACATCCGGATAAATGGTGCCCTGGCCCAGAAAATCAATGCCGCTAAGCTGCTTGGCCTCCTGCTGAAACACATCAATAAATAAACGGCCGATGATCTTCCGCTTGGCCTCCGGATCCGGGTTGCCCTTTAACTCTTTATAAAATAATTGCCGGGCATCAACACCTTTTATATTCAGTCCCAGTTGTTTATAGGTTTCCAGTACCTGTTCAAACTCTCCTTTCCGTAAAACCCCGTTATCTACAAAGATCCCGTAGAGGTGGTCACCAATAGCTTTATGAATAAGTGTGGCCGCCACAGTGCTGTCTACACCGCCGCTCAGTGCCATAATCACTTTCCGGTTGCCAATCTTTTCTTTCAACTGGCTGATCGTGTCCGTAATAAAGTGGGCGGGGGTCCAATCCTGGCTGCACCCGCAGATATTTACCAAAAAGTTGTGCAGGATATTCTTTCCTTCCACACTATGATGCACTTCCGGGTGAAACTGCAATCCATACAACGGGTGCGGGGCTTTACTGTACTTAAATGCTGCCACCGGAATGCTTTCTGTTGTAGCCAGCACCTCAAAATCTGCCGGCAGTTCCAGAATGCTATCGCCATGGCTCATCCATACCTGGCTTTTATCCGGTACGCCCCTTAATACCACATCTTTTGCACCTTTTACTTCCATCTGGGCCCGGCCATACTCCCTTTTGTTACTCTTTTCCACCCTGCCTCCATAAAGCTTTGTGGCAAGTTGTGCTCCATAGCAGATCCCCAAAACAGGCACCTGTTCTGCCATACCTTTCAGGTTAATAACCGGCGCATTCGTATCGTTTACCGAAAATGGTGAACCGGAAAGAATGATTCCTTTTAAATTGCCGTCAAATTCAAAGGTTTTAGAGTAAGGGAGTATTTCGCAATAAACATTGGCTTCTCTTACACAGCGGGCGATCAGCTGTGTATATTGAGAGCCAAAATCAAGGATTAAGATTTTTTCGGTCATGATGCGGCGAAGTTAATAAAATCAGGCTGACATATTAGTAATATATTTATGAAGCAATGGTGATATTATTTTTAACAGCAGGAAAACCGGTATTACCTATTTTAAGGTTAAAAAGGGGAACGGCATTCCTGATATTTTAAACCCAAAAATACACGGATGAAACAGTTAATTCTTCTTTGTTTATCAGTAGCAGTAATTGCAGCCTCCTGCAATATTGTTGACAACCAGCGCGTGAAGGGAAACAAAAAGATCAACTCCCGGACCTATGATCTGAAAAATTTCAGCTCTATTGATGTAGGAGACAATGCAGCCGTTTACCTGAAGCAGGATTCGGTATACGGTGTAAAAATTGAAACAGACGACAATTTATTTCAATACCTGATTGTGGATATTGAGGATGGAGAATTGAACGTTGATGTAAAGGATGGTTATAATTTGAATCCAAGCCAGGAACTGAAAGTATATATATCAATGCCCTATGCCAACAAAATAGCTATTTCAGGAGCGGCCACCCTTAAACTGGTCAATGATAAATTTATGCAGGACCGCCCCCTTTCATTTGATATTAGCGGCGCATCTGACGGGAGCTTCAGGGTAAAAGCCCCCTCTATTAAGCTGGATGTGAGCGGAGCTTCCACTTTTACCATTTCAGGTGAAACAAGAGATGTAAGCGGTGAAGTAAGCGGAGCTTCCACTCTAAAGGCATATGACCTGAAAGCTGAAACCAGCAATATGGATGCATCCGGCGCCAGCACGGCCAACGTATTTGCCAGCATCCAGTTAACAGCAGATGCCAGCGGGGCTTCCAGCATCCGGTATAAAGGAAATCCAAAGGTAAATTCTACGGCTAACGGGGCCGGGAGCGTAAAGCAGGCCGATTAATTCAAATTGCGGCGGCTGTATTGCACCCCCGCTCTGCATTACGATGATATAATTGATTCTCAACGGTCAACATTTTATACCATTTAGATTTAAATTGCACCAGGTGAAGGTATATCAGGCTTGACGAAGCCCAATCATCCTTCGGCATCTATTTATAGTATCGCTCAACAGACCCTGAAACACCCCGAACATTCGGAGCAGGGTGACCCATAAGAAGGATTGTCACTGCCTCATCCGAACTTTCGGATGATTTGGTTTTTACAAATGGAAAACTGGGTGACAGTGTTCTTTAATCTAAATGTATTATTGGCAGTTGCTTTTGTCTGATTTGAATGGGAACACCCTGCAACAAGTTTACCTGAAGAAACACATCGGGTAGCCTGCCTGCACTTTTCCGGCCCGGATTTTTTTCAGTCTGGACATCAGCAATTTCCGGGCAACCGGGTTCAGGTGATCTATGTAAAGGATGCCCTGTGTATGATCATATTCATGTTGTATCATCCGCGCGGTATTACCGCTGAAAACTTTTTGACGCTGAACCAGCTCTTTATCCAAATACCGGATCTCAATGCTCCAGGGTCTTGCAACCGGCTGCGATAGCGAAGGAATGCTCAGGCACCCTTCCTCTTCTACCCATACATCACCGGATCTGCTGATCATCTCCGCGTTGATAAAAACTTCCTCTATTCCCGTATCCCCATTTTCATACAGGGCCTGGCGCGCTGCATTTTCCATCTGCTGATACGTACTCCTGCTGTCTACTATAAAAAGGCAAAGGTTTTTACCAACCTGGCTGGCCGCAAGGCCGCAGCCATTTGCCCGGCGCATGGTTTGCCACATCTGATCGATGAACGTATCCAATTCTTCTTTATCAAGGCTCACCGGTTTGCCTTTTTCCCTCAGCAGCGGGTGGCCATAGGCCAGTATGGGCTGTAACATCTGTAATAGTTTATTACAAATGTCTTTATTCCGGGCACAGCCAGCAATGAATAATTGTTAAGAAATCTGCCGGCGAATGCGGCTCAAGGCCTGTGGGGTTATGCCTATATAGGACGCAACATATTTCAGGGGTACCTGCTGCAGCACTCTTGGCTCTTCTTTTAATAATTGCAGATAACGCTCAGTTGCGTTGTACCGCACAAGGTCAATAGTCCGTCTGGCACAGGTAAGGAACATCCGTTCTGCTATAAAACGCCCCAGGAAATTTCCGGCCCTGGTATGCGTATAAACTTCCTGGAGATCCTCATAGGAAATACGCCAGAGCATGGTTTCAGAAAGCGCCTGCAACCGGTACGTTGCCGGGGTTCTTGTAAGAAAAGAATCATAGGCACCTGTAAACTCCTTATGAAAATTAAAATGGAAGGTCCATTCTCTTTCATCACCGGGAATATAAAACCGCACCAGGCCGGATTCAATAAAAGACAGGTAGTTTTCCGTTTCACCAAGGTCAATGATATGTTCCTGCTTTTGAAAAACCTGCTTTTGAAAATGAGCAGCTATGAAACGCCATTCCGGCTCCTCCAGCTTTATAAAACGCTCGTAAAATTCCCGGATATACCCCATAGGCATCAAAATTACTAAATACCCGGAAAGTTATAGCATTCATCATCTGCAGCATCTGCAGGAGTCCTGCCGGGTTTTGCATCTGCTGCTGTTATTCTTGCAAGCAATAGCATGCCGGCACAGCCAGGCTACAGCCCCCAGGCAACCGCATCTGGTAATAACCGGTCATCAAAAATAGTATTTTGTACAAACAGCAACTGAAGCACTGAGTACGGCCTGTTGAGAATTCAGAATGTTCAAAAATGAATTTGTCCATTTATCATATTGATGAGGTTATTAGCAATACCGCTTTATCCACATTTATGGATTCAAAAAAATAATTAAGATGCGTTTGCCCTGTTACTGCCATTTCAAAGATGTGACAGACCCAAACATTAATTATCTTTGCCGGCTATGGACAAGAAAAGTGCTACCCGGCCTGCCGGCAGGCCGGTTGTTTTAAGCGGTGTAAGGCCCACAGGAGCCCTTCATTTAGGTAATTATTTTGGAGCGATCAGCAATTATGTAAGAATGCAGGATGAATACCATTGTTATTTTTTTATAGCAGACCTGCATTCCCTGACCACACATCCTGATACAAAGGAACTGAGAGAGCATGTTCTTTCTGTTACTTCTTATTATCTTGCAAGTGGACTGGATCCGGACAAAAGCGTGCTCTATTGCCAGAGCGATCTGCCACAGACCACTGAGCTCTATTTATTCCTGAATATGCTGGCCTATAAAGGCGAACTGGAAAAAACCACCACCTTCAAGGATAAGGTAAAACTACAGCCCGAAAATGTAAATGCCGGTCTGCTCACCTACCCTGTTTTAATGGCTGCTGATATTTTAATACACCGTGCGCAATATGTTCCGGTAGGTAAGGACCAGGAACAGCACCTTGAAATGACGCGCACGTTTGGAAACCGATTCAATCACCGTTATGGCGAAGTGTTCCCGGAGCCCAAAGCATTCAACTACGGGCAGCAGCTATTAAAGGTGCCCAGCCTGGATGGCGCCGGTAAAATGAGCAAAAGCGAAAATCAATACGCAACGATTTATCTGTCGGACGACGATGACCTGATCCGCAAAAAGATCATGAAAGCAAAAACAGACGCAGGGCCTACTGAGCCAAACGCAGTAAAGCCGGATTATATTGTAAACATCTTTGACCTGATGAAGCTGGTAAGCGCCCCATCGGTCATTGAAAAATATGAGGCTGATTTTAATGCCTGTACGATCCGCTATGGAGACCTTAAAAAGCAACTTGCGGAGGATATGATCCAGTTCATCAGGCCCATTCGTCAGAAAGCAAAAGAGATCCGTGAAAATGAAAGCGCTTTAAACATTATTTTAAAAGTAGGCGCTCAGAAAGCTGCTGAAAGTGCCGAAAACACCATGCAACTGGTAAGAAGCGCCATAGGACTGAAGTACTTTTAAGAAAAATAAAAACGATTTAAAAAAGAATGGTTATTTTTCAATATTAAAAGATTTTATCCGCTTTATAACATGGCTAAGTCAAAATCCAAACCCAAACACATTGCCATTGCCGGTAACATTGGTGCCGGAAAAACAACGCTGACCGAAATGCTGAGCAAGCACTATAAATGGATTCCCCACTTTGAGGACGTGGACCACAATCCTTACCTGATGGATTTTTATGAAGACATGCCAAGGTGGAGCTTTAACTTACAGGTCTATTTTCTCAACAGCCGGTTAAAGCAATTGCTGGAAATCCAGAATGGAACGGAAACCGTTATCCAGGACCGGACCATTTATGAAGACGCGAATATTTTTGCACCGAACCTGCACGAGATGGGATTGATGAGCAAGAGAGACTTTGATAATTATTATCAATTTTTTACAACATTGAAGTCCATGGTCAACCCGCCGGACCTC
This window encodes:
- a CDS encoding ABC transporter substrate-binding protein; the encoded protein is MKQFFLLVFLLVTGLLPVAAQVTGAAGNRHKLAVFTPLYLDNAFGPDGSYNYDNRSFPKASIPGLEFYHGVSMAIDSLNAQNIPLDVYIYDSKSSRQNIESQFNKAATDGVELIIAYCSLNELGTLAKLAASKKITVINATVPNDGNVRNNPYFVVLNPTLPTQGEQIYAYLKKNYPGQQITYLTRKGASENYLRSVFETLNKADRSTAMHIKFVEVRDTLSQAQVAANLVKGRSSLFVIGSLDNNYADRLLTQLARFGKTYSPITVMGMPTWDNLDFSKYKGLSLIYSNPFYNPRTDVASRNISTYYSSKMFARPSDLVFRGFGLVYRFGHLLDQYNGNVPGMLESNQFRIFYDLDIEPVSKENKIDYYENKKLYFLKYFNGSLQEIK
- the guaA gene encoding glutamine-hydrolyzing GMP synthase translates to MTEKILILDFGSQYTQLIARCVREANVYCEILPYSKTFEFDGNLKGIILSGSPFSVNDTNAPVINLKGMAEQVPVLGICYGAQLATKLYGGRVEKSNKREYGRAQMEVKGAKDVVLRGVPDKSQVWMSHGDSILELPADFEVLATTESIPVAAFKYSKAPHPLYGLQFHPEVHHSVEGKNILHNFLVNICGCSQDWTPAHFITDTISQLKEKIGNRKVIMALSGGVDSTVAATLIHKAIGDHLYGIFVDNGVLRKGEFEQVLETYKQLGLNIKGVDARQLFYKELKGNPDPEAKRKIIGRLFIDVFQQEAKQLSGIDFLGQGTIYPDVIESVSVHGPSVTIKSHHNVGGLPEKMHLELVEPLRFLFKDEVRKVGRELGIPSNLIDRHPFPGPGLAIRILGEVTEEKVKLLQEADDIYIKALKENDLYATVWQAGTILLPVKSVGVMGDERTYEYTVALRAVTSVDGMTADWAHLPYEFLANVSNEICNNVRGINRVVYDISSKPPATIEWE
- a CDS encoding head GIN domain-containing protein; the protein is MKQLILLCLSVAVIAASCNIVDNQRVKGNKKINSRTYDLKNFSSIDVGDNAAVYLKQDSVYGVKIETDDNLFQYLIVDIEDGELNVDVKDGYNLNPSQELKVYISMPYANKIAISGAATLKLVNDKFMQDRPLSFDISGASDGSFRVKAPSIKLDVSGASTFTISGETRDVSGEVSGASTLKAYDLKAETSNMDASGASTANVFASIQLTADASGASSIRYKGNPKVNSTANGAGSVKQAD
- the def gene encoding peptide deformylase — encoded protein: MLQPILAYGHPLLREKGKPVSLDKEELDTFIDQMWQTMRRANGCGLAASQVGKNLCLFIVDSRSTYQQMENAARQALYENGDTGIEEVFINAEMISRSGDVWVEEEGCLSIPSLSQPVARPWSIEIRYLDKELVQRQKVFSGNTARMIQHEYDHTQGILYIDHLNPVARKLLMSRLKKIRAGKVQAGYPMCFFR
- a CDS encoding Crp/Fnr family transcriptional regulator, producing MGYIREFYERFIKLEEPEWRFIAAHFQKQVFQKQEHIIDLGETENYLSFIESGLVRFYIPGDEREWTFHFNFHKEFTGAYDSFLTRTPATYRLQALSETMLWRISYEDLQEVYTHTRAGNFLGRFIAERMFLTCARRTIDLVRYNATERYLQLLKEEPRVLQQVPLKYVASYIGITPQALSRIRRQIS
- the trpS gene encoding tryptophan--tRNA ligase yields the protein MDKKSATRPAGRPVVLSGVRPTGALHLGNYFGAISNYVRMQDEYHCYFFIADLHSLTTHPDTKELREHVLSVTSYYLASGLDPDKSVLYCQSDLPQTTELYLFLNMLAYKGELEKTTTFKDKVKLQPENVNAGLLTYPVLMAADILIHRAQYVPVGKDQEQHLEMTRTFGNRFNHRYGEVFPEPKAFNYGQQLLKVPSLDGAGKMSKSENQYATIYLSDDDDLIRKKIMKAKTDAGPTEPNAVKPDYIVNIFDLMKLVSAPSVIEKYEADFNACTIRYGDLKKQLAEDMIQFIRPIRQKAKEIRENESALNIILKVGAQKAAESAENTMQLVRSAIGLKYF
- a CDS encoding deoxynucleoside kinase — translated: MAKSKSKPKHIAIAGNIGAGKTTLTEMLSKHYKWIPHFEDVDHNPYLMDFYEDMPRWSFNLQVYFLNSRLKQLLEIQNGTETVIQDRTIYEDANIFAPNLHEMGLMSKRDFDNYYQFFTTLKSMVNPPDLMIYLNASVPTLVGQIQKRGREYEENIRLDYLKRLNEYYNKWIAGYKEGKLLIIDVDKNNFADNTEDFGKIISKIDAQLYGLF